In one Agathobacter rectalis ATCC 33656 genomic region, the following are encoded:
- a CDS encoding serine hydrolase domain-containing protein, with protein MVLAVEIIVCCLIFGIYRVIRIKRDPAYKISNMPEKLQKKVMHMRGYRNRNIRIMTDWEKFVKKLPTLIFWTIALVILTSIAGAKSFSTGFVFALLIWMAVLLFLELVVYCGWYAHTPKVWIKGTEDMAKKTYTNYAHYIGLIPQRALMGIVVAIIVGLVIDMIPRLDNNNYSPKYTEIEDTLKAACDNYRIPGMAVEVVDAEGVLFSGTYGDCKSLDTPFITGSLSKSFTAACIMKLYEEGHLNIDSPVNPYLDAAEVFKNPKDATRITIRQLLNHTSGLGVYQHVGNAKIVGKNGEYTYANVNYDILGLIVEKVSGVSYSDYLTETFFTPLGMTHSSASYAKAKKDGLITGHNNYFGFSVESDVKYPLSDSWSTVPAGYIASSANDMGKYLQMYLRGGYGILSDKSLSTMFRVTVPMDESGETGYGMGWVRSDKYVETVYNHTGLTENYIADMYLLPESGVGVVFLANTNDYMVTNNLMNKVTSKVVMTLMGYATDELDPKDYVDAHLFYDLVFAAFILVALMEIIKSHKWRTDNSGNLIANIFLHLFLPVGIVIAPIVGGIPYWVIKDYVPDLFIVSCLSVVLLAIGGILKLKNRRNS; from the coding sequence ATGGTACTGGCAGTTGAGATAATAGTCTGCTGCTTAATATTTGGCATATACAGAGTAATACGGATAAAGCGGGATCCGGCATATAAGATAAGCAATATGCCCGAGAAGCTGCAGAAAAAGGTCATGCATATGCGCGGCTACAGAAATCGGAATATCCGTATCATGACAGACTGGGAGAAGTTTGTAAAGAAGCTTCCGACACTTATATTCTGGACGATAGCGCTTGTCATACTGACATCAATAGCAGGGGCAAAAAGTTTTTCAACGGGCTTTGTGTTTGCGCTTTTGATATGGATGGCAGTCCTATTGTTTCTTGAACTGGTAGTATACTGTGGCTGGTATGCACATACACCGAAGGTGTGGATAAAGGGCACCGAGGATATGGCGAAAAAGACATATACCAATTATGCACATTATATCGGGCTGATACCACAGAGAGCTCTGATGGGAATAGTGGTTGCTATTATAGTGGGTCTTGTGATAGATATGATTCCAAGGCTTGACAACAACAATTATTCGCCGAAATATACAGAGATAGAGGATACCTTAAAGGCAGCCTGTGACAATTACAGGATTCCGGGCATGGCTGTTGAGGTGGTAGATGCAGAGGGCGTGCTTTTCTCAGGTACATATGGGGATTGCAAGAGCCTTGACACACCGTTTATCACCGGTTCACTCAGCAAGTCATTTACTGCGGCATGCATCATGAAGCTGTATGAGGAAGGACATCTGAATATTGACAGCCCGGTAAATCCTTATCTGGATGCAGCTGAGGTATTCAAAAATCCAAAGGATGCGACAAGGATTACAATAAGACAGCTGCTCAATCACACCAGCGGACTTGGCGTGTACCAGCATGTGGGAAATGCAAAGATTGTTGGCAAAAATGGAGAATATACCTATGCGAATGTCAATTATGACATACTTGGGCTTATAGTGGAAAAAGTATCAGGTGTTAGCTACAGCGATTATCTGACAGAGACATTTTTTACACCACTTGGCATGACTCACAGCAGTGCATCCTATGCAAAAGCGAAGAAGGATGGTCTGATTACAGGTCACAACAATTATTTCGGTTTTTCGGTGGAAAGCGATGTGAAGTATCCGCTCAGCGATTCGTGGTCCACTGTACCGGCGGGCTATATTGCATCCAGCGCAAATGATATGGGAAAATATCTGCAGATGTATCTGCGTGGCGGCTATGGAATACTCTCTGACAAGAGCCTTAGCACAATGTTTCGGGTAACAGTTCCTATGGATGAGTCAGGTGAGACAGGCTATGGTATGGGCTGGGTACGTTCGGATAAATATGTCGAGACAGTGTACAATCACACAGGTCTCACTGAGAACTATATTGCAGACATGTATCTGCTTCCGGAGAGCGGTGTAGGTGTTGTATTTCTTGCAAATACCAATGACTATATGGTCACAAACAATCTGATGAACAAGGTAACCTCAAAGGTTGTGATGACGCTTATGGGATATGCAACAGACGAGCTTGACCCAAAGGATTATGTCGATGCGCACCTGTTCTATGACCTTGTTTTTGCAGCATTTATATTGGTTGCGCTGATGGAGATTATCAAGTCGCACAAATGGAGAACAGACAATAGCGGAAACCTGATAGCAAATATTTTCCTGCATCTGTTTTTGCCGGTGGGCATAGTTATTGCGCCTATTGTCGGAGGCATACCATACTGGGTAATAAAGGATTATGTTCCTGATTTGTTTATTGTTTCATGCCTGAGTGTAGTACTTCTTGCAATAGGTGGAATCCTGAAGCTTAAAAACAGGAGAAATTCATAA
- a CDS encoding xylulokinase, whose product MSDVKSVIESGRAVLGIEFGSTRIKAVLIGEDHAPIATGAHDWENMLVDGIWTYSLDMIWEGISDCYSKMAQDAKEKYGVTIKKLAAIGISGMMHGYLPFDEEDNLLVPFRTWRNTITGEAAAELTEVLGFNIPQRWSIAHLYQAILNKEEHVSKISYFTTLAGYIHWQLTGEKVMGVGEASGMFPIDSKTRDYDAAMLDKFAALDKVKEYPWDIRDILPKVLTAGEKAGTLTEEGAKRLDVSGNLESGILLAPPEGDAGTGMVATNSVAVRTGNVSAGTSVFAMVVLEKALKAVHEELDMVTTPSGDAVAMVHCNNCTSDLNAWVGLFKEFSELFGMDIDMNDIYGKLYNNALTADKDCGGLVAFNLFSGEPVIGLNEGRPMFARKPDARMNLANFMRTHLYASLATLKIGCDILFKEEKVKVDTLYGHGGLFKTKGVGQSILAAAMDAPVAVMETAGEGGPWGMAVLAAYMVNKADGEPLEKYLSDRVFNGEKGIVMQPDPDDVKGFDEYINTYKAAIEAERAMVKALPL is encoded by the coding sequence ATGTCAGACGTAAAAAGTGTTATTGAAAGCGGCAGGGCTGTGCTCGGAATAGAGTTCGGTTCTACCAGAATAAAGGCGGTGCTTATCGGGGAGGATCATGCTCCTATAGCCACAGGTGCCCATGATTGGGAAAACATGCTTGTGGACGGCATCTGGACATACAGCCTGGATATGATTTGGGAGGGCATTTCAGACTGCTACAGCAAAATGGCGCAGGATGCAAAGGAAAAGTATGGTGTTACCATAAAAAAGCTTGCGGCAATCGGTATTTCCGGCATGATGCACGGCTATCTGCCTTTTGACGAGGAGGATAATCTGCTTGTGCCATTTCGGACATGGAGAAATACCATCACAGGTGAGGCTGCAGCAGAGCTTACGGAGGTGCTTGGCTTTAATATTCCGCAGAGGTGGAGCATAGCGCATCTGTATCAGGCTATATTAAATAAAGAAGAGCATGTATCAAAGATATCATATTTCACAACATTGGCAGGCTATATTCACTGGCAGCTCACAGGTGAAAAGGTCATGGGTGTAGGTGAGGCATCAGGCATGTTTCCTATCGATTCGAAGACCAGGGATTATGATGCGGCAATGCTTGATAAATTTGCAGCATTAGATAAGGTAAAAGAATATCCGTGGGATATAAGAGACATTCTGCCAAAGGTGCTTACGGCTGGAGAAAAGGCAGGTACGCTGACAGAGGAAGGAGCTAAAAGGCTTGATGTAAGCGGCAATCTGGAGAGCGGTATATTGCTTGCACCGCCTGAGGGAGACGCAGGCACGGGAATGGTCGCAACCAATTCTGTTGCAGTGCGTACCGGAAATGTATCAGCGGGCACATCTGTATTTGCTATGGTGGTGCTTGAAAAGGCACTTAAGGCAGTTCATGAGGAGCTTGATATGGTCACCACACCATCGGGAGATGCGGTAGCTATGGTGCACTGCAACAACTGTACGTCAGACTTAAATGCATGGGTGGGATTATTCAAGGAATTTTCAGAGCTGTTTGGCATGGATATAGATATGAATGACATATATGGAAAGCTCTACAACAATGCACTTACAGCCGATAAGGACTGTGGCGGCCTTGTGGCCTTTAACCTTTTCTCGGGAGAGCCTGTCATCGGACTCAATGAGGGCAGACCTATGTTTGCCAGAAAGCCGGATGCAAGGATGAATCTTGCAAACTTTATGCGCACACATCTCTATGCAAGTCTTGCAACACTAAAAATCGGCTGTGATATTCTATTTAAAGAGGAAAAAGTAAAGGTAGACACACTTTACGGTCATGGTGGTCTGTTCAAGACAAAGGGTGTGGGCCAGAGCATACTTGCAGCAGCCATGGATGCACCGGTTGCGGTAATGGAGACTGCCGGAGAGGGCGGCCCGTGGGGCATGGCAGTGCTCGCAGCTTATATGGTGAATAAAGCAGATGGAGAGCCTTTGGAAAAATATCTTTCAGACAGGGTATTTAATGGCGAAAAGGGCATAGTAATGCAGCCGGACCCTGATGATGTAAAGGGCTTTGATGAGTACATAAATACATATAAGGCGGCAATTGAGGCAGAGCGTGCCATGGTAAAGGCGCTCCCGCTGTAA
- a CDS encoding phasin family protein codes for MERLTDGLKKIILAGIGTVAVTAEKSKEVLDEMVKRGELTVEQGKVLNQELKHNIKDTVKKNVNVSVKPQSPEELEELLDKMTPEQIQALKSKLAQMDEADVDQEADESVFEDEDIVTDTSADGKSASGGESQTVDIKIEAEDDKEESVN; via the coding sequence ATGGAAAGACTTACAGACGGATTAAAGAAGATTATACTTGCAGGAATAGGAACAGTGGCAGTGACCGCTGAGAAATCAAAGGAAGTGCTTGATGAGATGGTCAAGAGAGGTGAGCTGACTGTCGAGCAGGGCAAGGTGCTCAATCAGGAGCTTAAGCACAATATCAAGGACACAGTAAAGAAAAATGTAAATGTATCTGTTAAGCCACAGTCACCGGAGGAGCTCGAGGAGCTTTTGGACAAGATGACACCTGAACAGATACAGGCTTTAAAGAGCAAGCTTGCACAGATGGATGAGGCTGACGTGGATCAAGAAGCTGATGAAAGCGTTTTCGAGGATGAGGACATTGTAACAGATACTTCAGCCGATGGAAAAAGTGCTTCCGGTGGAGAATCACAGACAGTGGATATAAAAATAGAAGCTGAGGACGATAAAGAGGAAAGCGTGAACTAG
- a CDS encoding Na/Pi cotransporter family protein, whose translation MNIYSILQLCGGLAFFLFGMHVMSGSLEKLAGGNLQKILKEVTSNPIKSLFFGAIVTIAIQSSSALTVMLVGLVNSGIMELAQTVGVIMGSNIGTTLTAWILSLSGIESDNLFISMLKPENFSPVIALIGVIMIMGSKKEKRKDVGIIMAGFAVLMYGMQLMSGAVSPLADMPEFTGLLTTFNNPFLGVLVGAVFTGVIQSSAASVGVLQALAMTGAISYSMAIPIIMGQNIGTCVTALLSSIGVNKNAKRVSIIHISFNLFGTAIGLVVYCIARYAVDLALFNDSISPVMIAVFHSIFNIATTIILLPFSNTLVKIAKKLVTTDNADGQVVLDERLLLSPGLAVKECLEKTNEMAELARDSFKNALDLFDNYSDSKFDDIEVMEERLDYLEDQLDTFLIHLSGKDVSEGGNNEISKMLHAINDFERIGDHAINMAKLAKQIDDNKLEFSKNARKELTVLNNALREILTLTVEAFSKNDLTEAVKVEPLEQVIDDLTKEIRNYHIERLQKGKCDSRLGVFLTDYITNCERASDHCSNIAVCLIQTHNSSFETHDYLNELKAGQEPAFVGQFTMYQDKYHLDEDSKKAKSKKSSK comes from the coding sequence ATGAACATTTACTCTATATTGCAGTTATGCGGTGGACTTGCCTTTTTCCTTTTCGGAATGCATGTTATGTCAGGCAGTCTTGAGAAGCTCGCAGGAGGCAATCTCCAAAAGATACTTAAGGAGGTAACCTCAAACCCTATCAAGAGCTTATTTTTTGGAGCAATAGTCACTATTGCAATCCAATCCTCATCCGCACTTACTGTTATGCTTGTCGGACTCGTAAACTCCGGCATCATGGAGCTTGCCCAGACTGTTGGTGTCATCATGGGTTCCAACATCGGAACCACTCTCACCGCATGGATTCTTAGTCTTTCAGGTATCGAAAGTGACAATCTGTTCATCTCGATGTTAAAGCCTGAGAACTTCTCCCCTGTCATCGCGCTTATCGGTGTGATTATGATTATGGGAAGCAAGAAGGAAAAGCGCAAGGACGTTGGAATCATCATGGCAGGTTTTGCCGTACTTATGTATGGTATGCAGCTCATGAGCGGCGCTGTATCACCACTCGCAGATATGCCTGAATTTACCGGACTGCTCACCACCTTTAACAATCCATTCCTCGGAGTGCTTGTAGGTGCTGTATTTACCGGAGTCATCCAGTCATCTGCCGCATCAGTTGGTGTGCTGCAGGCTTTAGCCATGACAGGCGCTATCTCATATAGCATGGCTATCCCGATCATCATGGGTCAGAACATCGGTACATGCGTGACTGCACTGCTTTCGTCAATCGGCGTAAACAAAAACGCCAAGAGAGTATCCATCATCCACATCAGCTTCAATCTGTTCGGTACAGCAATAGGACTTGTAGTATACTGTATCGCACGTTATGCTGTTGATCTGGCATTATTTAATGACAGCATCTCTCCTGTAATGATTGCGGTATTCCACTCAATCTTCAATATTGCTACCACTATTATCCTTCTGCCATTTAGCAATACTCTTGTAAAGATTGCTAAGAAGCTTGTCACAACTGACAACGCAGACGGACAGGTTGTACTCGACGAGAGACTTTTACTCTCACCTGGACTTGCTGTCAAAGAATGTCTTGAGAAGACAAACGAGATGGCTGAGCTTGCAAGAGACAGCTTCAAGAATGCTTTAGATCTCTTTGACAATTACTCAGATTCAAAGTTTGATGATATTGAAGTCATGGAGGAGCGCCTTGATTACTTAGAGGATCAGCTTGACACCTTCCTCATTCACTTATCCGGAAAGGATGTTTCTGAGGGCGGCAACAACGAGATTTCAAAGATGCTTCATGCAATCAATGACTTCGAGAGAATCGGAGATCATGCGATAAATATGGCAAAGCTTGCCAAGCAGATTGATGACAACAAGCTTGAATTTTCAAAGAACGCAAGAAAAGAGCTCACGGTGCTCAACAATGCTCTGCGCGAGATTCTCACTCTCACTGTAGAGGCATTTAGCAAAAACGATTTGACAGAGGCAGTCAAGGTTGAGCCGCTTGAGCAGGTTATTGACGATCTCACCAAGGAGATTAGAAATTATCATATCGAGCGTCTTCAGAAGGGCAAATGTGACAGCAGACTCGGCGTATTCCTCACAGATTACATCACAAACTGTGAGAGAGCTTCGGATCACTGCTCAAACATTGCTGTATGCCTGATTCAGACACACAACTCATCATTCGAGACACATGATTATCTCAATGAGCTTAAGGCCGGACAGGAGCCTGCATTTGTAGGTCAGTTCACCATGTATCAGGACAAATATCATCTTGATGAGGATTCTAAAAAAGCAAAGAGTAAAAAATCATCGAAATAA
- a CDS encoding ABC1 kinase family protein, producing the protein MDGRLKEMTAVLKKYKLTHGLTPEKFRLILQELGPTYIKLGQIMSLHSDILPKEYCEELMKLCSDVEPMPFEQVEAVIDASFGYSWKDVFASIDKKPLGAASIAQVHRATLKTGEQVVVKVQRKGIHEVMSKDMALLHKAVKLVPPISIKGIVDFDMVLDEMWAVAQEEMNFLLEASNIEEFAGNNRDVAFVATPKLYRKYTTSHVLVMEYIKGFNIDDKEGLLKDGYDLEEIGSKLIDNYIRQVIEDGFFHADPHPGNVKIRDGKIVWIDMGMMGRLSEHDKKELSNAVYGIAMNDIGMIEDAVLAIGDFKGEPDRAKLYKDIKIIMNKYGSLDMGQVDVAEFIQELLEVMKNNRIVMPHGFTMLARGITQIEGVLADIAPGINMVGIASARIKQEMLKNFDLKGELKKAGKTAYKSAHRMAELPDRLAQILEEYQRGQTSINFDMHASDELARLLHRLVRNIVMGLWVMALLISSSIVCTTDMTPKILGIPALGVMGYVFACIIVLYTIVKHFISRR; encoded by the coding sequence ATGGATGGCCGCCTGAAGGAGATGACAGCGGTACTGAAGAAGTACAAGCTCACGCATGGACTTACACCCGAAAAATTCAGACTTATATTGCAGGAGCTGGGACCTACCTATATTAAGCTTGGACAGATAATGTCGCTTCACTCGGATATTCTGCCAAAGGAATATTGTGAGGAGCTTATGAAGCTATGCTCAGATGTGGAGCCGATGCCGTTTGAGCAGGTGGAGGCTGTCATAGATGCTTCATTTGGCTATTCATGGAAGGATGTTTTTGCTTCAATAGATAAAAAGCCTCTTGGGGCAGCTTCTATAGCGCAGGTGCACAGGGCCACACTTAAAACCGGTGAGCAGGTGGTTGTGAAGGTGCAAAGGAAGGGCATTCACGAGGTGATGTCAAAGGATATGGCGCTGCTTCACAAGGCGGTTAAGCTTGTGCCACCCATCTCTATAAAGGGCATTGTGGATTTTGACATGGTGCTTGATGAAATGTGGGCTGTGGCACAGGAGGAGATGAATTTTCTGCTTGAGGCATCCAATATTGAGGAGTTTGCCGGCAATAACAGGGATGTTGCATTTGTAGCCACACCAAAGCTTTACCGCAAGTATACCACATCACATGTGCTTGTCATGGAGTATATAAAGGGCTTTAATATCGATGATAAGGAGGGGCTTTTAAAGGATGGCTATGATCTTGAGGAGATAGGCAGCAAGCTGATTGACAACTATATCAGGCAGGTGATAGAGGATGGCTTCTTCCATGCGGACCCGCATCCGGGCAATGTAAAGATAAGGGATGGCAAAATTGTCTGGATTGATATGGGCATGATGGGAAGGCTTTCTGAGCATGACAAAAAGGAACTGAGCAATGCTGTTTACGGCATCGCCATGAACGATATCGGCATGATAGAGGATGCGGTGCTTGCAATTGGTGACTTTAAGGGTGAGCCTGACAGGGCAAAGCTGTACAAGGATATCAAAATAATCATGAATAAATACGGCAGTCTGGATATGGGACAGGTCGATGTCGCAGAGTTTATTCAGGAGCTTTTGGAGGTAATGAAGAACAACCGCATTGTTATGCCGCATGGTTTTACAATGCTTGCGAGGGGCATCACTCAGATAGAGGGCGTGCTTGCGGATATTGCACCTGGCATCAACATGGTTGGGATTGCTTCTGCAAGGATTAAACAGGAGATGCTTAAGAATTTTGATTTGAAGGGCGAGCTTAAAAAAGCCGGGAAGACAGCCTACAAATCAGCTCACCGCATGGCAGAACTGCCGGATAGGCTGGCGCAGATACTCGAGGAATATCAAAGAGGGCAGACAAGCATAAATTTTGACATGCATGCTTCTGATGAGCTTGCGAGGCTTTTACACAGGCTGGTGAGAAATATCGTCATGGGCTTATGGGTTATGGCACTTCTAATCAGCTCAAGCATAGTGTGTACCACAGATATGACACCTAAGATACTTGGCATACCGGCGCTTGGTGTTATGGGATATGTGTTTGCATGCATCATAGTGCTTTATACGATTGTGAAGCATTTCATATCCAGACGATGA
- a CDS encoding L-ribulose-5-phosphate 4-epimerase, with protein sequence MLEELKKQVYEANMELPRRGLITYTWGNVSGIDRETGYFVIKPSGVDYDVLTPDDMVVMDLEGNKIEGKYKPSSDTATHLELYKKYPDIGGIVHTHSPEAVAWAQAGRDIPLYGTTHADYFLGSIPCARNLTTEEINEAYEKNTGLVIIETFENRKINPVYTPAVLCQNHGPFAWGKDAAEAVHNAVVLEEVAKMARLTESVNPDVKPAPDNIKEKHFYRKHGANAYYGQN encoded by the coding sequence ATGCTTGAAGAATTAAAGAAACAGGTTTACGAAGCAAACATGGAGCTCCCAAGAAGAGGGCTTATCACATATACATGGGGCAATGTCAGTGGAATTGACAGGGAAACAGGCTATTTTGTCATCAAGCCAAGTGGAGTGGATTATGATGTGCTCACCCCTGATGATATGGTAGTCATGGATCTTGAAGGAAATAAGATAGAGGGAAAATACAAGCCTTCGTCAGACACAGCAACACACTTAGAGCTCTACAAAAAGTATCCGGATATTGGAGGAATTGTACATACGCACTCACCTGAGGCGGTTGCCTGGGCACAGGCCGGCAGGGATATTCCGCTCTACGGCACCACTCACGCAGACTATTTCCTGGGCTCAATTCCATGTGCGAGAAATCTCACCACAGAGGAAATCAACGAAGCCTATGAGAAAAACACAGGCCTTGTCATCATAGAGACATTTGAGAACAGAAAAATCAATCCTGTATACACACCGGCTGTGCTCTGTCAGAATCACGGACCGTTTGCCTGGGGAAAGGATGCGGCTGAGGCTGTGCACAACGCCGTTGTCCTTGAGGAAGTGGCAAAGATGGCCAGACTCACAGAGTCAGTAAATCCTGACGTGAAGCCAGCCCCGGACAACATAAAGGAGAAGCATTTCTACCGTAAGCATGGTGCTAACGCATACTATGGCCAGAACTGA